In Candidatus Terasakiella magnetica, the following are encoded in one genomic region:
- a CDS encoding polysaccharide biosynthesis protein has product MSVSFGKISNRGLIAFSHDLIMAALSFNIALYLRLGSDFTSQMTMIKIGTPLIAILAAITFYVMGLYKGIWRYASIRDLVAITKSTSLLIMVFALLMFFATRLEDYPRSAPLINWFVLMALLGGPRFIYRLLKDKRFNVADASTTSKSIPSLLIGAGDGAELFLRAIERNPSIPYKPVGLVAEKKSRLGLDIHGVSVLGMVDNLSDVLEKLAKVHKKPQRLILTKEDWPGEKVRELYDLSEKYGIPLSRLPKLTDLKSGAEEKIEVRPIDVEDLLGRPQKALDKSLPQSLVKGKRVLITGAGGSIGSELVRQISSFGPSEILLLEASEYALYSIDMEVSRSYPELKRQALICNIREASRLNHIFETTQPELVFHAAALKHVPLVEENPLEGILTNAIGTRNVADACVAHNVQSMVQISTDKAVNPTNIMGATKRIAESYAQALDLQQLPCRFTTVRFGNVLGSTGSVVPLFQKQMSQGGPLTVTHEDMTRYFMTVREAVELVLQAAVLTQKDHALDGKICVLDMGEPVKILHLAEQMIRLSGFEPYKDIDIQFTGLRPGEKLFEEIFHGDEPPTPSELTGVMIATPRVRDCERLQADLKELENLSLQKETQCALDKIQVMVPELAHNKLD; this is encoded by the coding sequence ATGTCTGTATCCTTTGGCAAAATTTCAAATCGAGGCTTAATCGCTTTTAGTCATGATCTCATCATGGCAGCTTTGTCGTTTAATATTGCCCTATACTTACGTCTTGGTAGTGATTTCACATCACAAATGACCATGATAAAAATCGGCACTCCTTTAATCGCTATATTGGCAGCCATTACATTCTACGTAATGGGCCTTTATAAAGGGATTTGGCGTTACGCCTCTATTCGTGATCTTGTTGCTATCACCAAATCAACCAGCCTGTTGATTATGGTCTTTGCCCTTTTAATGTTTTTTGCGACCCGTCTAGAAGATTACCCCCGCTCAGCCCCACTCATTAACTGGTTTGTCCTTATGGCCCTTTTGGGAGGGCCACGCTTTATATATCGCCTCCTTAAAGACAAGCGTTTTAATGTCGCAGATGCCTCCACGACCTCAAAATCCATTCCTTCCTTACTCATTGGTGCAGGAGATGGTGCAGAACTCTTCCTAAGAGCGATTGAGCGAAATCCTTCTATCCCATACAAACCAGTTGGCCTCGTTGCTGAGAAAAAATCACGTCTTGGTCTAGATATTCATGGTGTCTCTGTTCTTGGAATGGTTGATAATTTGTCCGATGTTCTTGAGAAACTGGCCAAAGTCCATAAAAAACCCCAACGTCTGATCCTTACTAAAGAAGACTGGCCGGGTGAAAAGGTACGAGAACTTTATGACCTTTCTGAAAAATATGGAATTCCCCTATCGCGCCTGCCAAAACTGACCGATTTAAAATCTGGCGCTGAAGAAAAAATCGAGGTCCGTCCCATCGATGTAGAAGATTTGCTTGGGCGTCCGCAAAAGGCACTCGATAAATCTCTGCCCCAATCCCTTGTTAAAGGCAAACGCGTCTTGATTACGGGTGCAGGCGGCTCCATCGGGAGTGAGCTTGTGCGCCAGATCTCAAGTTTTGGTCCCAGTGAAATTCTGCTGCTTGAAGCTTCAGAATATGCGCTTTACTCCATTGATATGGAAGTTTCGCGAAGCTATCCAGAACTCAAACGCCAAGCACTGATCTGTAACATCCGTGAGGCCAGTCGCCTTAATCACATTTTCGAGACCACTCAGCCTGAGCTGGTCTTTCATGCTGCGGCCCTTAAACATGTGCCTTTGGTTGAAGAAAACCCCCTTGAAGGTATCCTCACCAACGCCATTGGCACACGTAATGTAGCAGATGCCTGTGTGGCCCATAATGTTCAGTCCATGGTGCAGATTTCTACCGATAAAGCAGTTAACCCCACCAATATTATGGGTGCGACCAAACGTATAGCCGAAAGCTATGCCCAAGCATTGGATTTACAACAACTGCCGTGTCGTTTCACCACGGTGCGCTTTGGTAATGTTTTAGGCTCAACAGGTTCAGTTGTGCCTTTATTTCAAAAACAAATGAGCCAAGGCGGCCCTTTAACGGTGACCCATGAAGACATGACCCGTTATTTCATGACTGTGCGCGAAGCCGTTGAACTGGTCCTCCAAGCCGCTGTTCTCACCCAGAAAGATCACGCCCTTGATGGTAAAATCTGTGTTCTGGATATGGGTGAGCCCGTTAAAATCCTACATCTTGCTGAACAGATGATCCGGCTTTCTGGTTTTGAGCCTTATAAAGACATCGATATTCAATTTACAGGCTTGCGCCCGGGTGAAAAACTCTTTGAAGAAATCTTCCATGGGGACGAACCACCAACACCATCTGAGCTGACAGGGGTTATGATTGCCACACCACGGGTGCGTGATTGTGAGCGTTTACAAGCCGACCTCAAAGAGCTTGAAAACCTATCCCTGCAAAAAGAAACACAGTGTGCGTTAGATAAAATTCAAGTCATGGTGCCTGAACTGGCCCACAATAAGCTGGATTAA
- a CDS encoding NAD-dependent epimerase codes for MKVLVTGTAGFVGYHLAEKLIANGHEVVGIDCVSDYYDVSLKEARLARLNKHAAFTEIREDLANADAIMQVFATHKPTHCVNLAAQAGVRYSLENPAAYTHSNIDGFLSILEACRHHPVKHLVFASTSSVYGGNQNMPFSEHNSTEHPMTLYAATKKANELMAHNYAHLFDIPATGMRFFTVYGPWGRPDMALFLFTKAIMEGKPINVFNNGQMERDFTYVEDIVEGIFRLLGVPPKKDDAWDAKNPDPCSSGIGPYRIVNIGNSRCEKLMRYIEVLEEKLGRKAEKNMLPMQDGDVPATWADTSELNKITGYSPNTSIEEGVGKFVDWYVDFYNVDL; via the coding sequence ATGAAAGTTCTCGTTACAGGTACAGCTGGATTCGTTGGATATCACTTGGCTGAAAAACTGATTGCCAACGGGCATGAGGTCGTGGGAATTGACTGTGTCTCTGACTATTATGATGTTTCTTTAAAAGAGGCTCGCCTTGCGCGTTTAAACAAACATGCAGCCTTTACAGAAATTCGTGAAGACCTTGCTAATGCAGATGCCATCATGCAAGTCTTTGCCACCCATAAGCCGACCCATTGTGTGAATTTAGCCGCCCAAGCGGGTGTGCGCTATTCTTTGGAAAATCCAGCGGCCTATACCCACTCCAATATTGACGGGTTTTTGAGCATTCTTGAGGCGTGTCGCCATCATCCGGTTAAGCATCTGGTCTTTGCTTCAACCAGTTCTGTTTATGGCGGTAATCAAAATATGCCGTTTAGCGAACATAACAGCACTGAGCATCCCATGACGCTTTATGCGGCAACTAAAAAAGCCAATGAGCTAATGGCCCATAACTATGCTCATCTGTTTGACATTCCAGCTACTGGCATGCGTTTTTTCACCGTCTATGGCCCCTGGGGTCGCCCGGACATGGCGCTTTTCCTCTTTACCAAAGCCATTATGGAAGGCAAACCGATTAATGTCTTTAACAACGGTCAGATGGAACGCGATTTCACCTATGTTGAAGATATCGTTGAGGGAATTTTCCGCTTACTTGGTGTGCCACCGAAAAAAGATGATGCATGGGATGCCAAAAACCCTGATCCTTGTTCAAGCGGCATCGGGCCTTATCGCATTGTTAATATCGGCAATTCACGCTGTGAAAAACTCATGCGCTATATTGAAGTGCTGGAAGAAAAACTGGGCCGTAAGGCTGAAAAGAATATGCTCCCTATGCAGGACGGTGATGTGCCTGCCACATGGGCTGATACATCTGAGCTTAATAAAATCACCGGCTATTCACCAAACACTTCCATTGAAGAAGGTGTTGGCAAATTCGTTGATTGGTACGTAGACTTTTATAACGTGGACCTTTGA
- a CDS encoding glycosyltransferase family 4 protein has translation MTQPKALIVVSEDWYFLSHRLPLAQKLKSNGFDVRVICKITHDRKKIEGEGFSLIPLELDRENFTPLKALKTVLSLRNIYQKEQADLIIHVALLTSFLGTFASWFCKSTKILNMITGFGFLFISQSSKVRVIRNIIKTFFRLFSLSSNTHIIVQNQDDQKIMAALGFKVGKTLHLIKGSGVDAEKFHPAPQFPKRPVATFVGRLLWAKGVDEIVKAARLLKDKGRDYKIVLVGDIDPGNPQSATQEHLNNWKKEGIVEFWGAQSNITEIYQKSTIALLPSWREGLPKSLLEAAACGIPMIATDVPGCREIVKHNENGYLVGLKNPIDLANAIEKLMENPELCQKFGQAARRDIDAELNDQAILEKTALLIKNILKN, from the coding sequence ATGACCCAGCCCAAAGCGCTCATCGTCGTTTCTGAAGACTGGTATTTCCTCTCCCACCGCCTGCCTCTTGCGCAAAAATTAAAGAGTAATGGCTTTGATGTCCGTGTTATTTGTAAAATCACACATGATCGTAAAAAGATTGAAGGTGAAGGGTTCTCACTGATTCCTTTGGAGTTGGACCGCGAAAACTTCACGCCTCTAAAAGCCCTTAAAACAGTTCTTTCTTTAAGAAATATTTATCAAAAAGAACAAGCCGACCTGATTATCCATGTGGCTTTACTGACCTCCTTTTTGGGGACATTTGCCAGCTGGTTTTGTAAATCAACAAAAATTCTTAATATGATTACCGGGTTTGGGTTTCTCTTCATTTCCCAATCTTCCAAAGTCCGTGTCATTAGAAATATTATCAAAACCTTCTTCAGACTTTTCTCACTTTCCTCCAACACCCACATCATCGTTCAAAATCAAGATGATCAAAAAATCATGGCCGCACTGGGTTTTAAAGTGGGGAAAACATTACACCTTATTAAAGGCTCTGGCGTTGATGCCGAGAAATTTCATCCAGCCCCACAGTTCCCAAAGCGTCCCGTTGCTACATTTGTCGGACGCTTATTATGGGCAAAAGGAGTTGATGAAATTGTTAAAGCCGCCCGTTTATTAAAAGACAAAGGCAGAGATTATAAAATCGTCCTTGTTGGTGATATTGACCCCGGCAACCCGCAAAGTGCCACGCAAGAACACCTTAATAACTGGAAAAAAGAAGGCATTGTTGAGTTTTGGGGCGCTCAAAGCAACATCACTGAGATTTATCAAAAATCTACAATAGCTCTTTTACCGTCTTGGCGCGAAGGCTTACCCAAAAGCCTGCTTGAAGCAGCTGCATGTGGCATACCGATGATTGCAACAGACGTTCCCGGTTGTCGTGAAATTGTGAAACATAATGAAAACGGCTATCTCGTTGGCCTTAAAAACCCCATTGATCTTGCCAATGCGATTGAAAAACTGATGGAAAACCCCGAACTATGCCAAAAGTTTGGTCAAGCCGCACGACGTGATATTGACGCAGAATTAAATGATCAGGCAATTCTTGAAAAAACAGCTCTACTGATTAAAAACATCCTCAAAAATTGA
- a CDS encoding UDP-glucose 4-epimerase family protein, producing the protein MSKILVTGATGFVGHCLCKLLIKAGHNVIAPYRSEKSDLDVNWIKIPSIDAHTNWDKKLEDVDCIIHLAARVHIMNDTCDDPLNEFRKTNVAGTRQLAQAAIQQGVKRFVFLSSIKVNGEETANDKPFTNTDTPNPQDPYGVSKMEAENMLRELESTSSLEVSIIRPPLVYGEGVKANFRSLLKLSSKGLPVPFGCLDNKRSLIHVQNLCDFIILCASHPKVAGNTYLIRDPKDISVKEMYQLMGQEAGKKTLILPFPKIVLKALGKLLGKQAMIQRLTSSLQIDLGPVITELHWKAPLNVKEAFSQTVKWYKSQANS; encoded by the coding sequence ATGAGTAAAATCCTTGTTACGGGTGCAACCGGATTTGTTGGTCATTGTTTATGCAAGCTCCTCATAAAGGCCGGGCATAACGTTATTGCCCCTTATCGAAGCGAAAAATCAGACCTTGATGTTAACTGGATCAAAATTCCCTCAATTGATGCCCATACCAATTGGGACAAGAAGCTAGAAGATGTGGATTGCATCATCCATCTGGCAGCACGCGTCCATATAATGAATGATACTTGTGATGATCCGCTTAATGAATTTCGCAAAACCAACGTTGCAGGAACGCGCCAACTTGCACAAGCAGCGATTCAGCAAGGTGTAAAGCGCTTTGTCTTTTTAAGCAGCATCAAGGTAAATGGAGAAGAAACAGCTAACGATAAACCTTTTACCAATACAGACACCCCAAACCCTCAAGATCCTTATGGGGTTTCAAAAATGGAAGCCGAAAATATGTTACGAGAACTTGAGAGCACAAGTTCCCTTGAAGTTTCTATCATCCGCCCTCCTTTGGTTTATGGAGAAGGCGTTAAAGCAAATTTTCGCAGTTTATTAAAGCTCTCTTCAAAAGGGCTACCTGTTCCTTTTGGCTGCCTTGATAACAAAAGAAGTCTTATTCACGTTCAAAACCTATGTGATTTTATTATTCTTTGTGCCTCTCATCCCAAAGTTGCAGGTAATACCTACCTTATTCGTGACCCAAAAGACATTTCTGTTAAAGAGATGTATCAATTGATGGGCCAAGAAGCCGGGAAAAAAACCCTTATTCTACCTTTCCCCAAAATAGTACTCAAAGCTCTTGGAAAACTCCTTGGCAAGCAAGCCATGATCCAACGATTAACATCCTCATTGCAAATTGACCTAGGCCCTGTGATCACGGAGCTTCACTGGAAAGCCCCATTGAATGTGAAAGAAGCTTTTTCACAGACAGTTAAATGGTATAAATCTCAAGCAAATAGTTGA
- a CDS encoding O-antigen ligase family protein — translation MDIQNKQFASWLMTISAFLFGISLSSLYISRSTIAITLGLSLICALIASPTYKIRDFKQAIPTQLWIFLGIILMGLGASIFTSLKPDTSFSTWLRLASLPVSIAFLCYLLISKIALIHRVLTVSLFICLIYSVLGLYFNNHFLLLLIGKETSRDFNLTLKPLLTVSLLSLPIALLYLHKNMRLNPVYSIGTFLFFGVLILFSLAKSTLSGFLIMTATCGLVYLIRLQNKKIILSSLCLFGISFSAALIWLKEHIYTLSQAGEKLGYLPVWLIDLHRQLIWQFSWENIQLSPLFGYGINASNYLEGSSQSVSQYLQTKGVSFTDPTAQSVPILPSHTHNWIIEIALDTGLVGSIPFIIAIVSMFVFLTSRYVRTGHLALMCAIAINAAYWGSGLFNFSYWSAWWQTSYYVSFFFCLALYFDDQSSEKELT, via the coding sequence ATGGATATTCAGAATAAACAGTTCGCATCTTGGCTGATGACCATAAGTGCGTTTTTATTTGGAATATCCCTTTCCTCTTTATATATCAGCCGCTCTACAATCGCGATTACACTCGGCCTTAGTCTAATCTGCGCTCTAATCGCAAGCCCCACATATAAAATTAGAGATTTCAAACAAGCCATTCCAACCCAGCTTTGGATATTCCTAGGCATCATCTTAATGGGGCTGGGTGCGAGTATTTTCACATCTTTAAAACCGGATACCTCTTTTTCCACATGGTTAAGATTGGCCTCTTTACCGGTTTCCATCGCTTTTTTATGCTATCTCTTAATATCAAAAATAGCTTTAATTCATCGGGTATTAACCGTTAGCCTTTTTATCTGCCTAATCTACTCTGTACTCGGGCTGTATTTTAATAACCATTTCCTTCTTTTACTTATAGGGAAAGAAACAAGCCGTGACTTTAATTTAACATTAAAACCCTTGCTCACTGTTTCCTTGTTAAGCCTGCCTATCGCACTGTTATACCTGCATAAAAACATGCGTCTCAACCCCGTTTATAGTATTGGTACGTTCCTCTTTTTTGGCGTGCTTATCTTGTTTTCGCTCGCAAAATCCACATTGTCAGGTTTTCTGATTATGACAGCAACATGTGGGTTGGTTTATCTCATCAGATTACAAAATAAAAAAATTATACTGTCTTCTCTCTGTCTGTTTGGCATTAGCTTTTCTGCCGCTTTAATCTGGTTAAAAGAGCATATCTACACTCTAAGCCAAGCTGGTGAAAAACTCGGCTATCTTCCTGTCTGGCTTATTGATTTGCACAGACAATTAATCTGGCAATTCTCATGGGAAAACATCCAACTATCTCCCTTATTTGGCTATGGTATCAACGCCTCAAATTACCTTGAAGGCAGCTCTCAAAGCGTTTCACAATACCTGCAAACAAAAGGGGTTAGCTTTACAGACCCAACAGCCCAGTCTGTTCCAATCCTGCCCAGCCATACGCACAACTGGATTATTGAAATCGCACTTGATACTGGCCTTGTAGGTAGTATCCCCTTTATTATTGCCATTGTTTCAATGTTTGTTTTCTTAACTTCCAGATATGTACGCACAGGCCATCTCGCACTCATGTGCGCAATAGCGATTAATGCGGCTTATTGGGGCTCAGGACTTTTCAATTTCTCCTATTGGAGCGCTTGGTGGCAAACCAGCTATTATGTGAGCTTCTTCTTCTGTTTAGCCTTATATTTTGATGATCAGTCGTCCGAAAAGGAGCTGACATGA
- a CDS encoding thermonuclease family protein, translated as MPMKPIFANEMLKGPVHAEVLRIIDGDTIDVRAQIWIGQSLQTRVRLAKIDAPELRGRCAKEKKLAQRAHHYLAQRLENPTVILKNIQLGKYGGRILAEVETAKGENLAELLLQNGLARPYLGQKRTQWCR; from the coding sequence ATGCCCATGAAGCCCATCTTTGCCAATGAAATGCTCAAAGGTCCTGTACATGCAGAAGTCTTGCGCATTATTGATGGCGACACCATAGATGTGCGCGCCCAAATCTGGATTGGGCAAAGCCTACAAACCCGTGTGCGCCTTGCAAAAATTGATGCGCCTGAACTGCGCGGGCGTTGTGCTAAAGAAAAGAAACTGGCACAGCGCGCCCATCACTATCTTGCACAGCGATTGGAAAACCCCACAGTTATCTTAAAAAATATCCAGCTTGGAAAATATGGCGGGCGTATTTTAGCTGAGGTTGAAACTGCAAAAGGTGAGAATTTAGCTGAGCTTCTCCTCCAAAACGGGCTCGCCAGGCCATACCTTGGGCAAAAACGAACGCAATGGTGCCGCTGA
- a CDS encoding nucleotide sugar dehydrogenase, giving the protein MIMNRKIAVIGLGYVGLPVAVSYGRAGYETIGFDIDQGRIEELKKGIDRTEEVEEGDVLHDSLSYTCDLEELRRADFFIVTVPTPIDDAHRPDLGAVIAASRTVGSVLKKGDIVVYESTVYPGATEEECVPVLEEISGLSNKGDFAVGYSPERINPGDKEHRFETILKVVSGQDEKTLETVAQVYEAVVTAGVYRAANIKTAEAAKVIENTQRDLNIAFVNELSQIFERVGIDTHDVLEAAGTKWNFLKFTPGLVGGHCIGVDPYYLTHKAEQLGHHPQVILAGRRVNDRMGYHVAMQAIKMLMKRGRKDEPVVTILGLTFKENVPDLRNSKVVDIITELEDMGIKTQISDPWADADEAMHEYGVTLTPQAELKPADVVILAVNHREYINEGWSLIQENLKDAEGSVIDIKAALDRTNVPDQISLWRL; this is encoded by the coding sequence TTGATTATGAATCGTAAAATCGCTGTTATCGGGCTTGGATATGTTGGCCTTCCTGTTGCTGTTTCTTATGGGCGCGCAGGTTATGAAACCATTGGCTTTGATATCGATCAGGGGCGTATTGAAGAGCTTAAAAAAGGCATTGATCGCACCGAAGAAGTCGAAGAAGGCGATGTGCTCCACGATAGCCTAAGCTACACATGTGATTTAGAAGAATTACGCCGTGCTGATTTCTTTATCGTAACGGTTCCAACCCCAATTGATGATGCACATCGCCCAGATTTAGGTGCTGTAATTGCCGCATCGCGCACAGTGGGTTCGGTTTTGAAAAAAGGCGATATCGTGGTTTATGAATCCACGGTTTATCCCGGTGCTACAGAAGAAGAATGCGTGCCTGTTCTAGAAGAAATTTCAGGCCTGTCCAATAAGGGTGACTTTGCGGTAGGCTATTCACCTGAGCGCATTAACCCGGGCGATAAAGAACACCGTTTTGAAACCATTTTAAAGGTAGTTTCTGGTCAGGACGAAAAAACACTGGAAACCGTTGCCCAAGTTTATGAAGCTGTTGTCACCGCTGGTGTTTATCGCGCAGCCAACATTAAAACGGCGGAAGCAGCAAAAGTAATTGAAAATACACAACGCGACCTCAATATCGCTTTTGTAAATGAACTTTCACAGATTTTTGAGCGTGTGGGTATTGATACCCATGATGTTTTGGAAGCTGCGGGCACAAAATGGAATTTCCTTAAGTTTACACCGGGTTTGGTGGGTGGTCACTGTATTGGTGTGGACCCCTACTACCTCACCCATAAGGCCGAACAATTAGGCCATCATCCGCAAGTTATTCTAGCAGGGCGCCGCGTCAATGACCGCATGGGTTATCATGTGGCCATGCAAGCAATTAAAATGCTAATGAAGCGCGGGCGCAAGGATGAACCTGTCGTCACCATTTTGGGCCTGACCTTTAAAGAAAACGTACCAGACTTACGTAACTCAAAAGTCGTTGATATCATCACCGAACTTGAAGATATGGGCATCAAAACCCAAATTTCTGATCCTTGGGCCGATGCTGATGAGGCCATGCATGAATATGGCGTAACATTGACCCCACAAGCAGAACTAAAACCTGCTGACGTGGTAATTTTAGCTGTTAATCATCGTGAATACATCAACGAAGGCTGGTCCCTCATTCAAGAAAACTTAAAAGATGCTGAAGGTAGCGTGATTGATATCAAAGCTGCATTAGATCGCACGAACGTTCCTGATCAAATCAGCCTGTGGCGTTTATAA
- a CDS encoding MraY family glycosyltransferase: MTIFYNISLFISVCIVSLLATQLVLGYLKKKAILDHPNERSSHSIPVPRGGGLGLLIAIVPSLFLVNFLSDSSLALVYPVLFCASALALLSWFDDLHNLSPSVRFLTQFACVSLCIYLLPATEQGYLGNFLPLWGEKIILTLGWVWFINLFNFMDGIDGISGIEISSIALGIILIALLVSLPNEFIQTGLILFAAAIGFLRWNWHPAQVFMGDVGSVPIGFILGWLLILIGGEGYLLLAVLPPLYYLSDATITLIKRAFRKEKVWQAHRDHYYQRANKAGLAHNVISKRILLTNLVLIFTIWVSLKVSLLLGLLIAMLAVGLVLFSFDKRYKTSL; the protein is encoded by the coding sequence TTGACAATTTTCTATAATATTTCCTTATTTATCTCCGTCTGTATTGTGAGCTTACTCGCTACACAGCTTGTCCTTGGATATTTAAAGAAAAAAGCTATTCTTGATCATCCAAATGAAAGAAGCTCACATAGCATCCCCGTTCCAAGAGGCGGTGGGCTAGGACTTCTTATTGCCATTGTCCCAAGCTTATTCTTAGTCAATTTCCTCTCAGACAGCTCCTTAGCGCTGGTCTATCCTGTCTTATTCTGTGCCAGCGCACTTGCCCTGCTTTCATGGTTTGACGATCTCCACAACCTCAGCCCAAGCGTGCGTTTTCTCACTCAGTTTGCCTGTGTTTCGCTTTGTATTTATTTACTGCCTGCGACAGAACAAGGTTATTTGGGGAACTTTCTCCCCTTATGGGGTGAAAAAATTATTCTGACATTAGGCTGGGTCTGGTTCATTAACCTATTTAATTTTATGGATGGGATTGATGGTATTTCGGGCATCGAGATTTCCTCCATTGCTCTTGGCATAATCTTAATTGCCCTTCTCGTCTCTCTACCCAACGAGTTTATTCAAACTGGCCTTATCCTCTTTGCCGCAGCTATTGGTTTTCTTAGATGGAACTGGCACCCCGCACAGGTTTTCATGGGGGATGTGGGTAGTGTTCCCATTGGATTTATTCTCGGCTGGCTGCTTATTTTAATTGGCGGTGAAGGCTATCTTCTTCTGGCAGTACTTCCTCCACTTTACTATCTCTCAGATGCAACGATTACACTGATCAAAAGAGCTTTTAGAAAAGAAAAGGTCTGGCAGGCTCACAGGGATCATTACTATCAACGGGCAAATAAAGCAGGTCTCGCTCATAATGTTATTTCAAAACGAATTTTACTGACTAATCTTGTTTTGATTTTCACCATATGGGTCAGTTTAAAAGTCTCTCTTTTATTAGGGCTTCTCATCGCAATGCTCGCTGTTGGTCTTGTTCTTTTCAGCTTTGATAAAAGGTATAAAACATCATTATGA
- a CDS encoding DUF1674 domain-containing protein — protein sequence MSSETENKPKFTSTDVVRNEAGRPIAPQPARKFDTMAEQKEEEDKEVGGRKDGTDPTRFGDWEKGGRCVDF from the coding sequence ATGTCCAGTGAAACTGAAAATAAGCCAAAATTTACCAGCACAGATGTGGTGCGCAACGAAGCCGGACGCCCCATTGCCCCACAGCCTGCACGTAAATTTGACACCATGGCTGAGCAAAAAGAAGAAGAAGACAAAGAAGTGGGTGGACGCAAAGATGGCACAGACCCCACCCGCTTTGGTGATTGGGAAAAAGGCGGGCGTTGCGTGGATTTTTGA